ATTCAAGGAGAGGAAGAGAGACTAACCCAATAGTAAGACGATTTTGGGAATAGCCAGTGAAGTAGAAATATCGAGGAGTGGACTGTGGAGATCTGCCTTCTGTGCTTTTGTGAATCGAGTGCTGGTTATTTCCTAAGAAGTGAAAAGGTTTTAGCGTTTAGGCTTTCTAAGTTCTAATAGATAtattttatatacataggggtagAAATCAGGCCGGCTCTAACCTTATTTCAAGTAAGGCGTTTGTGTTAGGCCCCAAAATTTTGGGcccccatttttttttaaaataataggtTTATAGGGAGTAGGGACTTAAAAAAATACTTCAGTAtttagtatttttcatacaaaaGTAGAATTTTTTGTAACAGTTGATTCAAAGAAAAAAAGTTTTTCAAGATtataattgataaaatcttacctgaGATTAACAATATTTCAAGATAGATTAAATGAGTTGGCTATATTATTAATTGAAAAGGAATTATTAGAGGAAAtcgattataaaaaaattattaacaactttgcatcgcgaaaatatagaaaaatagacttcaaataaatatatatatcataattttcttttaaaaatttatgtcTCACATTAAATTTTGGCTTTAGACCACACATGTATTTGAGCCGCCCCTCGTAGAAATATAAATATAGTCATTCTAACAATttatccgataagaaaattgagtaattcCCTCGCACCGTTAAACCGTTAACTATAAGATTTCAATCCATTTCACTAACCATTAATCCGATAACCGGATACCGATAAGTCGATAAGCCAATTTTACGATTGAGCGTACGGTCACGATTAGATTTTGAACGACCCTAGTTCGATACATTACTCTAAGGGAATCGGTTAATCAATTCTAAGCTGAGGTCTAGTAAAAAACcaaccttatggttaaaaatgcAAGAACTCGACTTTCTTCATTTCAACTTTAAGATGATTTTAGCCGCTATTACTCTTATTTCTTCCGTAAGTGAACAATTAATGACGAAATGCCTTCTTAGGATCGCTCAACTTGTGAAAAAGTTACACTATGATTATAATTTGAAAATTATAATTTAGAGATAAAATAATAATGAGATGGTTTAGACCAGTGTTTTAAAAGCCGTTATTGGGGCGAGCCCTGGGACTAAGCGCATCAAAAATGCCCCGAGGCGATGGTGTGGGACGAAAGTCTCAAGAGTCGTACGCCCGTGCGTTTGAGGGGCGTTTTTGTAttgaggcgtaagccccatagactttttcaaattaaaacaaaatttattgaataagtccattatataatacccaaattctcaaaagttttaaaaaagaactgaaatgtattaaatttaaaagtcaatacctttttttttattaattgaagCTCTAATTTATAGTCTTTTTATTGGTTGAAGCCCTAATTTATagtctttcccaattctttatcttgtcagCTAGTCTGCCAATATcacccaaaagcaacgaatattcaaaaatagattatttttaacatgaaatagattcttttACTTAGTAAAATAAAACACCAACTAGGATATAAAGGCAAAGAACTAGAtaattataatagcaaagaattAGACTAAAAGTGCAAATGATTAACATATACTATAAAATTAtagaaactttgtataaaaatacGCGCgcacgcgcacacacacacacacacacacacacacacacacacagcgcgcgcgcgcgcacacacatatatatatcgcatatttatagttttgttcaatttttatgcaattttacatgtttataaatatttactgttattacattattttataaaatattaaaaattaaatatctatggagcttacgccccgtgcctcggggcttacgcctcgttgaggcatatgtaaaacgtctCGCCTTACGCTCGCGCTTTTTAAAATACTGATAATAACCACTCAAAAATACTAGCTttccaatttttgtttttggataaAAACCAAATATACGGGATATGATATGAACAACCATTAAGTTTAGGGAATTTCTTATTAAACCTGGCCTGGTCCTAATTAGTCCCTGTCCAACAAGCAATGAAATAAGAAATTTTGACTGCCCTCTATAGTATCTTGAGGGAGGTTAaggtagcagtagcagtagcagcagcagcagcagcagcagcagcagaatTCTGTAGCATTTAACCTCTAGATTCTGAAGAGAGGTACATGCACTAAATATGAATAGTTAAGTGAAGCAGCTTGGGCAGATCAGAGATGCATTGTTAGATTCTGTAAAATGGCAAACATCCTGACCAGCAGTTTATACTTCTGCTTTCTTCAGTACATTATGATAATTCTTACGATAAGTTTATTTTTTGCAAGGTTATTCACTAATCCTACATGTGACCAAGTTTTTACATGCATGCGTATATAGAATGTATCTCCCTTCTTCAAAATCATCAGTGATCAGTGTGATGACTAGTGGTGGAAAGTAATAGATTACCACTCTCCTATATACTCAGCTGAAAAGCCATTCAATACCGTGACGGATCTAGGATTTGAAGTTGGCAGGTGCCATAATTTCCTTTAATATATACTTTGTAATGACTAATATGAAATTTGTTAGGAACGTTTATTCGATTTTTTTGAGTTGATTCAGGTCAACCTAATaggtattttttatttgaatatttgaaaattatatctcaaatataaaaaaaacaaacgtGATTAGAATTTTAAAATAGAATCACACCTTATTATAACAACACAAGTAAAATCAACATTTTCACTGAAAAATTACATCTTTctgtatttaaaaattaatttacgCAAGATAACATCTTCAAAAAGAGAATTACATCAATCAGaataagaaaatttaaaaaaatattgtccaTAAATAAATTATACCCCATAAGCATAAATTAGATAAACTACAATTTTTCATAAATCAAAATcataaattacatattttttaAGCAATGCTTACAAAATTATAGTAAAGTGATTTAAATAATATCTAACAACTATCGCATAACACAAATTTTTATGATATaataaaaaagatgaaaaaaatttGATCTCAATCCAAAATTTTCATTAAGACACAAGTTTTTCGGATTTGAAAGAAGAAAACTCATATTAGAGGATtgcttattttatataattttaaagttTAGGAGTTTCTTTTTTGAGTGTTCTTGCTAAAGATcacatacaaaataatagaatagagaagaaaaacataaaaatataataaaacaacAAATAGAAACTTCGATGGCAGCCGAAAAAGGGAAATGTCTAGGACAAAAAGAAATATAAGAACAAAGCAAAGAGAAAGTCAGACGAGGTTCAAGAAAAATTCAACTTAGAATTTTACGCACGAGAAAAGCTTTCAAAAATGTCAACCAGTCATGGGACCTTTGTCTAGTTTACGGTTGCGGATGGCAAGATCAGATAATTAACCTAATTTAAGAAAATCTCAACATAGGAATAtaaattttttatcattttaccGGGTGCCATGCCACCCCTTCTTAAAGGGGTGGATCCGCCCCTGATcacacaaggtaggggtaaatTTCACATACACCCCATCCTCCTCAAACATCACGAGATTACACTAGATATGTTGTTGCTGTTGAAAGTGTGAATATAGCACAGGTTATATGAGGAGATATTCCATCGTTCCAGAGGGCTATGAGGAAACCCTGGGCCGATGAAAAAGCATTTAACCACgccttatttctttctttctggaTAAGTAACAGCATTTGAACACACCTTAATTAAAGGCAAGAAAAACTTGCCTGTACGTGAATGCAGACGAAGAATATCTTGCCTGTACTCAAAAGCATTATGAATCCCATTCAAGACAAAGGAACTCAGCttcagaaagaaaagaatgattcTACCCTAAGATAATTACAGCAACCACACACTTTCTCTGCCTCGATTGCACCTATAAACCATTCCAGAGAACTCACCTCAAAGCCAGTTACTGGCTCCGTCTAAGACCATGCGACCCTTAACCCTCCTTGGAGGAACAAAATTGGGAGCTAGGTTGTAGAGTAAAAGTGTGTCTCCGGTTTCATAAATGCAGTAAATATGCTGCTGCGTAAAGCACCATCCACATTATGTTACAAGCAAGCTGCAGTGTAGACTGCAGAGTACCAAACCAACAATTAGAGAGCTCAAGAAAGTACGAACATCATGGGAATACTGTGAATGACAGCCAGATGCCGTTGAGTCTGATGATGGAGCATGCGAAGAGCTATTTGTGAAGGTACCATTTCTCCCTCCActatatgaaaattgaaaagagACGAAGCATAAGTAATCAAGAGGGTAATACTAGAGCAAGAAAAACAAGCTTTGAGACTAGGAACAAGGCAACAGTAATTGCAGATAATTAACTAACCAAATAGACAAAGATGATTTAGAATGACTGATTAATAGCTGATAAAAAAAACTAAAGCCATACCTTCCTGGATATATACAAGACCCATTACCTGCAACAGGAAAACAAATATTAGGCCTCAGTAATCATGTAAAATCACAACAGTGTCCCCAAAGCAATAGCCAGAAAATGTTTATGCAAGCTTATTCTTGAAAGAAAGAGCGACAAGTATTTCATAATGCAAATTAATAGCTTAAATAACCATGGTGATCTTATTTCGAGGAAAAGAATATTGCTTTTACTAAAGTTTTTCTAACACAGGGAAAGGTTTTGCTATTGAGTTCTTCAATTCTCTGCTATGCCTGTGTGCATTACAAGCTGAAGAGACTACATCTCTGCATTTCGGAAGCGCCAAACAAATCAAAAAATTTACAAAGACTAGTCACTAGGCAAACAACCAGTTCATAAGCTTGTGATTTCATTCATTCTTTTCGCTAATTTTCCTGATTGACATATAAATTTTCCAAAATCTTTGTAGCAAACTGAATAATTAATCTGAAAATTGAATCTCAAACTTCCAGAATTTCATGACACTTTTTATAGTTTCTGGTAGCATTCCGATTGGACAAGACCATTTTTGGTGTTGGATCTTAGATTCAATTCAAAGTTTCAGGTCAGAAAATTCATGTAAGATGAGTATTCACGTAAAACATAGTTTTGACTACTTACTAGGATCAGTCGTACTGACTGTAGCAACCCCATTGAAGTCACATGTTCCATCAGCCATGCCCATCTTGCGATAATATGCATCAAAAGCATATGATGCATGAGCAATCACAGTATTTGGTTCATAACAAGGATTTCCTTGCAACAATGGAGTACAGTCTACTTTTCCAGGTCCACAAGCCCAATCCAACGCAGCTTGCACCATCTTCTTTTCCGCATTTTCCTTTGCAACACAATAGGTttggtttgtagtgtcatttgctAACACCGTTCCAGATCCTGTCAAGTGCATGGTATAAACTGGCATTCCACTGGAATCGAAGAGTCCCCAGTTCTTCTCCGAAATAGAACCAGGTCTAAGATCTTCATTGTAAAGCTCATAAATATACGTACGAATTGCAATGCCGGGATGTTTGGGGGTCCCAGTGTTGTTAAGAACATGCCTAATCAAGTTACTATTATAAGTGTTAGCATTGTCAAGAGAGGCATCTGGCTCTGAGGAGTCACCTTTGGAAGGCCAACCTGACTCGGTCACTATAATGGGAATGTTAGTGAAGTTCAAGTAGGACATAGAAAAATATGCTGCATCAACAACGGCATCAAATACATTAGTGTAGTGGAGGAGTGTGTTCGCATCAACAGCTTCCTTGTTAGGGGGAAGGGGACGAAAGAGAGCATAGTCCAACGGGATCACACCATTGGATTTCATATAATCATAATATGGATATACATTGAGCATAAGATAGGATCCGGTGGACTGCAAAAATTTGAGCAATGGAACCATGACAGGGTCCAATGAGCGATTGAAGAAAGCTTGTGAGGGCGGAAATGAGTCGAGGACAATGGAAGAAGAGTGTGGAGTGGAGACTTTAATTTTGGAGTCAAGATTAGCAGCAACGAGGGCGGAATAAATAAATCTCATGGCAGAGACCAATACAGGAGCAGCATTAGGAAGAGTGGTAAGGACTTCAGAGCCGATGGCTATGGCTGTGATGTTGGTGGCTGGAAAATGAGTGAGAATATTCCGAGAAACCCAATTGGCAGCAGTGGAGTTGGACTGACCAATTCCTAAGAGCTGATCATTTGGTACAGAAACAGTGACGCGGATTCCAGTATTAGCAAGTGCAAGTAGCATAGCTTGGTCGGCATCAAATAACCTGACATGCCGAATCTGCTGTGCTTTGAGGAGGGCCACCACCTTAGATGGACTGGGCATGTCTGAGACGTCAGTCCCAATGTTTACACCAACGAAAGCCtctgaaaagaagaaagatggatgaGAATTTAGTTAAGCGGAAGAAATGTCATCCCAATCAACCGGCATACACGGACAATAAACTTGAAGACCTTCAATCAACACTTCTTGTGCAGGAAAGCAGTAATCTGATTGAAGGGAAATtagaataaaggaaaagaagagaaaaaggataatcttagctgTGTATCGATCCTGGAGAATGTGTTGGACTTTTTACTTCTGATTGATAACAGGCACCCTAAGAAAATATACTTTTCTACCTCAACTGACTCAGTAATTTACTTCTAGTACTCAATCTTCATAATCAAATTGATTTGATTTAACCTAAGAGAATCACACATCAAGTAAAGCTATTCATCTTTTCTTAAGGCATGTATACTTTCCAACATTAGATTTACACACAGATGCTCCCTATTTTGTCACTAACTTTGACGCGAGTTGCTAGAAGCCTATGACAGGAATGTTATTACTGAAGAGACACTATCTAAAGGCTCCAGCTCTTCCATTACTAGTACTTAAAAATCCCAAAGCCATTGCAGAAacagacatgctttcaaattttcCAGTGCTCTAAGATGTGAATAAGAAAACAGAAATTTCTAGCAACCCATAGATACTCTACTAAGCCTCCTTCACAAACTCTGTACGGTCGTCACTATGAATCTTTTGTGCTCATTCAGCTCTTTTCAGCGCGGATGTAGCACATGTCTAGGTGGCAATGTCTAGATAAATAGATGGAAGTATATTGAGCTGCATTAACTATTTATATATCTCGAGCTAGAGGTCTTAACTAGGTTTAAGCATCAACAGTTAAAATTCAGTTAAATGTGGTTTTTTCAATAAATGTGATGGTCTACACACTCCTAATAAAGCATCATAAAGACGAAAAAATTAATGAGAAATCACGACAACTTAGAGCAAAGAAACCTTTCTATAAGCCACGATATCCACCTTCCCATTTCTGAGATTTTTTTGTCGAATATTAATTGATACATTAGGTTCATTCAAAAGACAGAAACAGAAAAAAGGCAACTCCTGGTAATGCTCAATGAACATTCAGAAAAACATTATGCTGACTATTTAACAACTGACCAAGAGAAGACAAGAGAAAGTGCATGTGCATTGAACAATTTCCAGCAATGCTGGGGCGTATGAATTTAATAAGCCAAGAAACCATGCCATGTTCTAATATGTTAAGTTTGAAGAAGATACCAGGTTTGGAAAGTCAAGATTACTAAGGAAAAAATTCTCTTTCTTTAGAAAAAAACACAGAAAATGACAGGGTAGCAAAAGTATTctcattttaacacatttggCCTCTTTCATAACACCAGCATTCAGCCCCAGCTACAGAAGTTGCCCTGACTCAAAAAAGATATACTTAATACTTTGCAAGGCAGAATGGAGAATAAACTACTTTACTAGCTAATGTGAAGAAAGATGCTAAAATGAagacaactgtttgaaataaagaaAACAGTGTCAAGAAAATTGCTCACTTTGAGACTACATATAGAATATTCAGAGAAGGTAAGTTGCTCAGACTCGGGTGCAAgtgtccgacacgggtgcggatctAAAAGACGGACccttcgagatgtaaattctaagattcggggataGGAATCCTAATACAGATACGGGTTTTGGaatccggctaaaaataatttaaaagtgtAAAAATATCCCTAAATTATGAGAATTTTTTGGAATATTTACCTATAACTTGTGAAGTgcaaatttcttttttattctcaagttgtaggcatgatttctagattttCGTCCATTCTCGGATTCTCCTACAAGTTAACTTTTTTATAGTTATCTTTCATTTACTAGTAAATAACTAAATATTACTATTTCTACAATTTAGATTAGATCTCTAATTAGTATTATAAAAATCAGACTTAGTGTGCCAAGCTTTTATTACAAAGGGACAGCATTATTaaatactcactgcctttcaaaTTACATGaggtacttttctttttagtttgttccaaaataaatgacacatttctaaatttgtaAATAATTCTTAAACTCTTCATTCTACACATTTTACCCTCAATGAGAAGTTTTGATActcacacaaatgtcatggtccCAAAACGTTTAACACTTAAGTTTTCAAGACCACGAGTTTCAAAAGtagttctttttttcttaaacttgtGCCTCATCTAAATTGAATTGAAAGGGAGGGAGTATATAATATCCAAATAAAGTCAAAGGTCTTGAACTTTCCCAATTTGTTGAAAGCTCCGTCTTCCACAATCTCAGTTGACGCTCTCTACTGCTCTTTCTGCTCGATTAAGAGGAGAAGCAGAAAGTAAAAGATTGATTTCCTaaggtatgctattttcttcaaatttatctAGTTTTGGTTCTTATATCGGAAATCAATTGTATCTCGTCTCTTGTCCTTCgcggtcaaagtacccaaaatcctAAATCATCTGACCAGATCCAGTACGGATCCTATAACCACGCCCACACCAATGTAGTGTCGACACTggtgcggcacctaaactgccGGAGCAACTTAGCAAAGAAGTTCAAAGAAAGATGGTAGAGAAGTATCAAAGCACAAACAGATAAATAGAAAAAACAAAGTCCTCGTATTCAAGAACATAACG
The nucleotide sequence above comes from Nicotiana tabacum cultivar K326 chromosome 12, ASM71507v2, whole genome shotgun sequence. Encoded proteins:
- the LOC107765119 gene encoding glucan endo-1,3-beta-glucosidase 3; this translates as MRREMGLLLHYFPLVLLSLLVASALSLNEEAFVGVNIGTDVSDMPSPSKVVALLKAQQIRHVRLFDADQAMLLALANTGIRVTVSVPNDQLLGIGQSNSTAANWVSRNILTHFPATNITAIAIGSEVLTTLPNAAPVLVSAMRFIYSALVAANLDSKIKVSTPHSSSIVLDSFPPSQAFFNRSLDPVMVPLLKFLQSTGSYLMLNVYPYYDYMKSNGVIPLDYALFRPLPPNKEAVDANTLLHYTNVFDAVVDAAYFSMSYLNFTNIPIIVTESGWPSKGDSSEPDASLDNANTYNSNLIRHVLNNTGTPKHPGIAIRTYIYELYNEDLRPGSISEKNWGLFDSSGMPVYTMHLTGSGTVLANDTTNQTYCVAKENAEKKMVQAALDWACGPGKVDCTPLLQGNPCYEPNTVIAHASYAFDAYYRKMGMADGTCDFNGVATVSTTDPSNGSCIYPGSGGRNGTFTNSSSHAPSSDSTASGCHSQYSHDVRTFLSSLIVGLVLCSLHCSLLVT